The Desulfonatronospira thiodismutans ASO3-1 region CGTGGAGCTGGTGGAGGTTACCGAGGACAACGTGGTCAAGGTCCAGCTGCAGGGTGCATGCAAGGGCTGCCCCATGTCCCAGATGACCCTTAAAAACGGCATTGAGCGCTTGATTATGCAGGAGCTGCCCCAGATCAAGTCCGTTGAATCTGTATAACTCTCTTCCAGATATTTTTTTATATGGCGGATCTGCATGGGTCCGCCTTTATTTTTACAAATCCTGATTTCAAGGAGAACAAGATGAGCAAGGTTGTTGCCAGGTTTGCCCCCAGCCCCACCGGGTATCTACACATCGGCGGAGCAAGGACCGCCCTTTTCAACTGGCTGCTGGCCCGGGGAAGCGGCGGGCGTTTTCTTCTGCGCATCGAGGACACCGATGTGGAACGTTCCTCTCAAGAGATGACTCAGGCCATTCTGGATTCCATGCACTGGCTGGGCCTGGATTATGACCAGGAGCCCTATTACCAGAGCAAACGTTTTGAGGTATACAAGGAGTATATCCAGAAGCTGGTGCGCACAGGCCATGCATATTATTGCCGCTGCACTCCGGAAGAGGTTGAAGAGATGCGCGAAAAGGCCCGGGCCCTGGGACAAAAGCCCAAGTACTCCGGCAAATGCAGGGAAGCCTGCCTGCAGCCCGGACCGGATACGGTCATAAGGCTGAAGGCCCCACAGGCTGGTCAGACTGTGTACCAGGACCAGGTCAAGGGCAGCATAGCCGTGGACAATACCCAGTTGGACGACCTTGTTCTGGAACGGATGGACGGCACACCCACCTACAACCTGGCCGTGGTGGCCGATGACATCGAAATGGGCATAACCCACGTCCTGCGCGGGGATGACCATATAAACAACACCCCCAGGCAGCTGCTCATCTACCAGGCCCTGGATGTTACCCCGCCGTTTTTTGGTCATGTGCCCATGATCCTGGGACCGGACAAAAAAAAGCTTTCCAAGCGTCACGGGGCCCTTTCTGTAATGGCCTACAAGGAAATGGGCTACCTGCCCGAGGCCCTGGTGAACTATCTGGCCCGGCTTGGCTGGTCCTACAAGGACGAAGAGATATTCAGCCTGGAGGACCTGCTGCAAAAATTTTCCCTGGACAACCTGGGAGCCTCGGCCTGTGTTTTTGATACTGAAAAGCTTAAATGGCTCAATTCCCATTATATAAAAGAATCTT contains the following coding sequences:
- a CDS encoding NifU family protein; its protein translation is MKEQVQEVLEKIRPSLQADGGDVELVEVTEDNVVKVQLQGACKGCPMSQMTLKNGIERLIMQELPQIKSVESV
- the gltX gene encoding glutamate--tRNA ligase, which encodes MSKVVARFAPSPTGYLHIGGARTALFNWLLARGSGGRFLLRIEDTDVERSSQEMTQAILDSMHWLGLDYDQEPYYQSKRFEVYKEYIQKLVRTGHAYYCRCTPEEVEEMREKARALGQKPKYSGKCREACLQPGPDTVIRLKAPQAGQTVYQDQVKGSIAVDNTQLDDLVLERMDGTPTYNLAVVADDIEMGITHVLRGDDHINNTPRQLLIYQALDVTPPFFGHVPMILGPDKKKLSKRHGALSVMAYKEMGYLPEALVNYLARLGWSYKDEEIFSLEDLLQKFSLDNLGASACVFDTEKLKWLNSHYIKESSPARLALILQQHLDASQPVPAQAYLENIIPLLQPRASTMQEMAEMAHFFLVPDQELEMDQKAVDKFLTPEAREYLREIAEILAGMEEFDQENLEQAMKVYIEEKNIKFKAIAQPLRVALTGKTASPGIFETMQVLGRESCVNRLRRVQGI